One stretch of Juglans microcarpa x Juglans regia isolate MS1-56 chromosome 3D, Jm3101_v1.0, whole genome shotgun sequence DNA includes these proteins:
- the LOC121255326 gene encoding dnaJ protein homolog, whose amino-acid sequence MAKQGANASVIAQAYEVLGDPEKREIYDQYGKDTLKEGMGGGHDLFDIFQSFFGGSPFGGGGSNRGQRQRRVDDVIHPLKVSLEDLYNGTSKKFSLSHNVTCSKCKGKGSKSSASMECPS is encoded by the exons ATGGCTAAGCAGGGAGCCAATGCTTCGGTGAT AGCCCAAGCTTATGAGGTTCTAGGTGATCCAGAGAAGCGTGAGATCTATGATCAGTATGGAAAGGATACTCTCAAGGAAGGAATGGGTGGTGGACATGACCTATTTGACATATTCCAATCTTTTTTTGGTGGCAGCCCTTTTGGAG GTGGTGGAAGCAACAGAGGCCAAAGGCAAAGGAGGGTAGATGATGTGATCCATCCCCTCAAGGTTTCTTTGGAGGACCTCTACAATGGAACATCCAAGAAGTTTTCCCTCTCTCATAACGTGACCTGCTCCAAGTGCAAGGG TAAAGGCTCCAAGTCAAGTGCTTCAATGGAATGTCCTAGTTAA